Proteins encoded within one genomic window of Camelina sativa cultivar DH55 chromosome 19, Cs, whole genome shotgun sequence:
- the LOC104767859 gene encoding LOW QUALITY PROTEIN: B3 domain-containing protein At5g24050-like (The sequence of the model RefSeq protein was modified relative to this genomic sequence to represent the inferred CDS: inserted 2 bases in 1 codon) translates to MRQESLERIFGLFPRKTRSSVVKRRYQQQILNRASTASTLIDLNEFPNEYETEDSQNQLPWLSSSCVTAADSETKTLRNPSSELLRTLGLXYKTAESEKTEMIKDSLNPNSPCSDLSLCFVPGSTSRKRRAVKERKRTGGYKKAKVAPLSPTARDMPEWLVKAMRDMNGARDAKLIFEKTLFVTDVNPTQNRLSMPYNNLHRNDFLTPVESRIIDEDINHNKKIGVGAILVDQWSKKWGVMLKRWEMKKDSGKGSWNYNLICGWNDIVEANGLKEGDNISLWSFRCCGILCFAMEQSSSSLALCLC, encoded by the exons ATGCGGCAAGAAAGCCTTGAGAGAATCTTTGGTCTCTTTCCGAGAAAAACAAGGTCGTCTGTGGTGAAGAGAAGATACCAACAACAAATTCTAAATAGAGCTTCTACGGCTTCAACGCTCATCGATCTTAACGAGTTCCCTAATGAATATGAGACCGAAGACTCGCAAAACCAACTCCCATGGCTCTCTTCTTCATGTGTCACCGCCGCTGATTCCGAGACTAAAACCCTACGAAACCCTAGTTCTGAACTCTTACGTACTCTTGGCTT CTACAAAACGGCTGAGTCCGAGAAGACGGAGATGATCAAAGACtcactaaaccctaattccccATGTTCTGATCTGTCTTTGTGCTTTGTACCGGGGAGCACAAGCCGCAAGAGACGTGCCGTGAAAGAGAGAAAGCGTACTGGTGGATACAAGAAAGCAAAGGTTGCTCCTTTATCACCGACGGCGAGAGACATGCCTGAGTGGCTTGTCAAGGCTATGAGAGATATGAACGGAGCCAGAGACGCTAAActgatctttgagaagactctGTTCGTGACTGATGTAAACCCAACACAGAACCGTCTCTCAATGCCTTACAACAACTTACACCGAAACGACTTCTTGACGCCTGTGGAGTCGAGAATCATAGACGAAGACATCAACCACAATAAGAAGATTGGAGTGGGAGCGATTCTCGTGGATCAGTGGTCCAAAAAGTGGGGTGTGATGCTGAAGAGATGGGAGATGAAGAAAGATTCTGGTAAAGGAAGCTGGAATTACAATTTGATTTGTGGGTGGAACGACATCGTTGAGGCTAACGGATTGAAAGAGGGAGACAACATCAGTCTTTGGTCGTTCAGGTGCTGTGGAATCCTCTGTTTTGCCATGGAACAGAGTAGCTCTTCCCTTGCTCTCTGTCTCTGCTAA